A single Leptospira biflexa serovar Patoc strain 'Patoc 1 (Paris)' DNA region contains:
- a CDS encoding STAS domain-containing protein, translating to MSSIKYKKIVVVFKRTKYELDLETYGSIQAYKEVTKQNPDVFQRTFESHERQIRSREYLKNHVFPKADFVFREHFDPDSGANYDLVVAHGGDNHFTYVAHLVGNTHLIGCNSDPNSSVGALLGFTAEELGEAVRQNFKHTKLESWSLLDTEILYPNGTKLRTVPAVCELSIRNNSPDLTSRFWISYLDQKEEQKCSGLLVYTGAGSTGWISSCFPKKFPPFSKHEPFFHVYSREIRVKSQETEFSLADFRALDQVEVISEMNGGLAVDSLTERHYPFPPYAKAVIRLSPEKLFVLVPLKRGESMQDLPYEIEQKRINGTVIVQIKGRMESGPLDRITQTILDEMVGADRKHLILDFSELRYISSLGIRMILDVKMNLQKRNKEMALVGVTSSILQVFHLLGLSNAFQFYSDREDALKSFEEPSKS from the coding sequence ATGTCTTCCATCAAATACAAGAAGATCGTTGTCGTATTCAAACGTACCAAATACGAGTTGGATTTGGAAACTTATGGTTCCATCCAGGCATATAAGGAAGTCACAAAACAAAATCCAGATGTTTTCCAAAGAACGTTTGAATCACATGAAAGGCAAATTCGTTCCCGTGAGTATCTCAAAAACCATGTATTCCCCAAGGCGGACTTTGTGTTTCGTGAACATTTTGATCCAGATAGTGGGGCCAATTATGACTTAGTAGTCGCTCATGGTGGAGACAATCATTTCACTTATGTGGCGCATTTGGTAGGGAATACACATTTAATTGGATGTAATTCTGATCCAAATTCCTCAGTGGGAGCACTTCTTGGTTTCACTGCAGAAGAATTGGGAGAAGCTGTCAGACAAAATTTCAAACATACGAAATTAGAATCGTGGTCCCTACTTGATACGGAAATTCTTTATCCAAATGGAACGAAACTAAGAACTGTGCCAGCTGTTTGTGAACTTTCCATACGAAATAACAGCCCTGATCTCACTTCAAGGTTTTGGATTTCGTATCTGGATCAAAAAGAGGAGCAAAAATGTTCCGGATTACTCGTTTATACTGGGGCAGGCTCAACAGGATGGATCAGTTCCTGTTTTCCGAAAAAATTCCCACCCTTTTCCAAACATGAGCCTTTTTTCCATGTTTATTCTAGAGAAATACGAGTGAAATCTCAGGAAACAGAGTTTTCCTTGGCAGATTTTAGGGCTTTAGATCAAGTGGAAGTTATTTCCGAAATGAATGGCGGTTTGGCTGTGGACTCTCTTACCGAGAGGCATTACCCGTTTCCACCATATGCAAAGGCGGTGATTCGATTATCACCAGAGAAATTATTTGTACTTGTTCCACTAAAGAGAGGGGAATCCATGCAAGACTTACCATATGAAATAGAACAAAAGCGCATCAATGGAACTGTCATCGTTCAAATCAAAGGAAGGATGGAATCAGGTCCTTTGGATCGAATCACACAAACAATCTTAGATGAGATGGTTGGTGCTGATCGAAAACATTTGATTTTAGATTTTTCTGAATTGCGCTATATTTCGAGTTTAGGAATCAGAATGATTCTAGACGTAAAAATGAACCTTCAAAAAAGAAACAAGGAAATGGCGCTTGTTGGAGTGACTAGTTCCATATTACAAGTGTTCCATTTATTAGGATTATCGAATGCCTTCCAATTTTATTCTGACAGAGAAGATGCATTGAAGTCTTTTGAGGAGCCATCTAAGTCCTAG
- a CDS encoding HU family DNA-binding protein — protein sequence MATTPTPMKKSEMLSELAETTGMTKKNVAAFLDSFVELAYKETKKNGAFVIPGLGKLVKRNRPKRKGRNPATGEAIVIPAKTVVKFTLSKTCKDAVVPPKK from the coding sequence ATGGCAACAACTCCTACCCCAATGAAAAAGTCCGAAATGCTCAGCGAACTTGCTGAAACAACTGGTATGACCAAAAAAAATGTAGCAGCATTCTTGGACTCTTTTGTTGAACTCGCATACAAAGAAACAAAGAAGAATGGTGCATTCGTCATCCCAGGATTAGGAAAACTTGTTAAACGAAATCGTCCCAAAAGAAAAGGTAGAAACCCAGCAACTGGTGAAGCGATTGTCATCCCTGCAAAAACCGTTGTTAAATTTACTCTTTCTAAAACTTGCAAAGACGCAGTTGTTCCACCTAAAAAATAA